The proteins below come from a single Eucalyptus grandis isolate ANBG69807.140 chromosome 3, ASM1654582v1, whole genome shotgun sequence genomic window:
- the LOC120291672 gene encoding 2-oxoglutarate-dependent dioxygenase AOP2-like, which produces MNYTPNSGSIEGFAYLMWPEGNTRFCETMKTYVTRVLELDSLVKKLVLGSLGVEKYLESLAKSVRYHFRLMRYAAPGTKESKKRGAGCHHDPNFVTILHQNYVNGLEVQTKDGCWFEVAPSSATSFIVFAGESFYGWSNGRLHSPYHRVMMSGHEARYCIGVFSSVHEMIQCPDELVDDHHPLLFKPFDVAGLSRIYKTKEGESGASAIDTYYRI; this is translated from the exons ATGAACTACACCCCCAACTCGGGCTCTATCGAAGGATTTGCATATCTCATGTGGCCAGAGGGAAACACAAGATTTTG CGAGACAATGAAAACATATGTGACGAGGGTTTTGGAATTGGATTCACTAGTGAAGAAGCTAGTTTTGGGAAGCTTGGGCGTAGAAAAGTACCTGGAATCTCTAGCCAAGTCAGTTAGATACCATTTCCGTCTCATGAGATATGCTGCTCCTGGGACCAAGGAGTCCAAGAAGCGTGGGGCTGGGTGCCATCACGACCCAAACTTTGTGACCATACTTCACCAGAACTATGTGAACGGATTGGAAGTGCAAACTAAGGACGGATGTTGGTTCGAGGTCGCCCCTTCCTCAGCTACCTCTTTCATTGTCTTCGCTGGGGAGTCATTCTAC GGATGGAGCAATGGGAGATTACACAGCCCTTATCACCGTGTAATGATGAGCGGGCACGAGGCAAGATATTGCATAGGAGTCTTCTCTTCCGTTCATGAGATGATCCAATGTCCTGATGAGCTTGTGGACGACCATCACCCTTTGCTTTTCAAGCCCTTTGATGTTGCTGGTCTCTCCCGCATCTACAAGACCAAAGAGGGTGAAAGTGGAGCTTCGGCGATCGATACTTATTACAGAATTTGA